The following proteins are encoded in a genomic region of Cryptomeria japonica chromosome 11, Sugi_1.0, whole genome shotgun sequence:
- the LOC131063993 gene encoding protein EXORDIUM-like 2, protein MAVLGSEKVVIHLLLICMVALSTVDAAARPLFHWRKLCALVEEEPLVLKYHNGPLLTTTPTLNLHLIWYGNFTSAQRAIVSDFVQSLGMESGKQGSPSVFTWWKTTEAYRGSAPSQLNQAQPLTRRLGKQKLDEAYSLGKSLKRTDIAVLVKNAIHSRALPPPEKKKNNGEVELYLVLTSEDILVENFCSSSCGFHGSDKADIEYAYAWVGNSATQCPGQCAWPFHQPIYGPQSPPLLPPNGDVGIDGMTINIAATIAGAVTNPFKSGYFQGDAAAPLEAVSACPGMYGSGAYPGYAGKLLVDETTGASYNAHGVNGRTFLLPAMWDPTSRSCKTLV, encoded by the coding sequence ATGGCTGTTCTAGGTTCTGAAAAGGTTGTTATTCACTTGCTGTTAATATGTATGGTGGCATTGTCCACAGTGGATGCCGCTGCTAGGCCCCTTTTTCACTGGAGAAAGTTGTGTGCTCTAGTAGAAGAAGAGCCTCTTGTCCTCAAATACCACAATGGCCCTCTGCTTACCACAACACCCACTCTCAATCTTCATCTCATCTGGTACGGCAATTTTACTTCCGCGCAGCGTGCCATTGTAAGCGATTTTGTGCAGTCATTGGGAATGGAAAGCGGCAAGCAGGGTTCTCCCTCTGTCTTCACCTGGTGGAAGACAACAGAGGCCTACAGAGGCTCTGCCCCTTCCCAATTAAATCAAGCTCAACCTTTAACCCGAAGGCTGGGGAAGCAGAAGCTGGACGAAGCTTATTCTCTCGGAAAGTCCTTGAAAAGAACTGACATTGCTGTCCTGGTGAAGAATGCTATCCATTCCAGAGCCCTGCCGCCGCCTGAGAAGAAGAAAAACAATGGCGAGGTGGAGTTGTATTTGGTGCTCACATCTGAGGATATTTTGGTGGAGAACTTCTGCAGTAGCTCTTGCGGATTCCATGGAAGTGACAAAGCAGACATTGAATATGCTTACGCTTGGGTGGGGAACTCAGCAACGCAGTGCCCGGGGCAGTGCGCATGGCCATTTCATCAGCCAATTTACGGCCCGCAGAGCCCTCCTCTGCTGCCCCCCAATGGCGATGTGGGCATTGACGGTATGACCATCAACATTGCGGCGACGATTGCGGGAGCAGTGACGAATCCATTCAAGTCGGGATACTTCCAGGGAGACGCCGCTGCTCCATTGGAGGCGGTATCAGCTTGTCCGGGCATGTATGGAAGTGGTGCTTATCCCGGTTACGCCGGGAAACTGTTGGTGGACGAGACGACAGGTGCCAGTTACAACGCGCACGGCGTGAACGGCCGCACGTTCCTTCTACCGGCAATGTGGGATCCCACCTCACGATCCTGCAAGACCTTGGTCTAA
- the LOC131063999 gene encoding protein EXORDIUM-like 2 — MAVLRYQRIVMHFMLVCMAALSTVDAAARPLFHWRKLSALVQEDPLVLKYHNGPLLTTTPTLNLHLIWYGNFTSGQRAIVADFVQSLGIESGKQGSPSVLTWWKTTETYRGSAPSQLNQAQPLNRRLGKQKLDEAYSLGKSLKRNDIAMLVKSAIQSRALPPPEKKKSNGEVELYLVLTSDDVLVENFCSSSCGFHGSSKAGIEYAYAWVGNSATQRPGQCAWPFHQPIYGPQSPPLLPPNGDVGIDGMIINIAATIVGAVTNPFKSGYFQGDAAAPLEAVSACPGMYGSGAYPGYAGKLFVDETTGASYNAHGVNGRTFLLPAMWDPTSRSCKTLV, encoded by the coding sequence ATGGCAGTTCTAAGGTATCAGAGGATCGTGATGCATTTCATGCTAGTATGCATGGCGGCATTGTCCACAGTGGATGCCGCCGCTCGGCCCCTTTTTCACTGGAGAAAGCTCTCTGCTCTGGTACAAGAAGATCCTCTTGTGCTGAAATACCACAATGGCCCTCTTCTTACCACAACACCCACTCTCAATCTTCATCTCATCTGGTACGGCAATTTCACTTCCGGGCAGCGTGCCATTGTGGCCGATTTTGTGCAGTCACTGGGAATCGAAAGCGGCAAGCAGGGTTCTCCCTCTGTGTTAACCTGGTGGAAAACTACAGAGACCTACAGAGGCTCAGCCCCTTCCCAATTAAACCAAGCTCAGCCTTTAAACAGAAGGCTGGGGAAGCAGAAGCTGGACGAAGCTTATTCTCTTGGAAAGTCGCTGAAAAGAAATGACATTGCCATGCTGGTAAAGAGTGCTATCCAGTCTAGAGCTCTTCCTCCACctgagaagaagaaaagtaatggCGAGGTGGAGTTGTATTTGGTGCTCACATCTGATGATGTTTTGGTGGAGAACTTCTGCAGCAGCTCCTGCGGATTCCATGGCAGCAGCAAAGCAGGCATTGAATACGCTTACGCGTGGGTGGGAAACTCAGCAACGCAGCGCCCGGGTCAGTGCGCGTGGCCATTTCATCAGCCAATTTACGGCCCGCAGAGCCCTCCTCTGCTGCCTCCCAATGGCGATGTGGGCATTGACGGTATGATCATCAACATTGCGGCGACAATTGTAGGAGCAGTGACGAATCCGTTTAAGTCAGGATACTTTCAGGGCGATGCCGCTGCTCCGCTGGAGGCGGTCTCAGCGTGTCCCGGCATGTATGGAAGCGGAGCTTATCCGGGTTATGCTGGGAAACTGTTTGTGGACGAGACGACAGGTGCCAGTTACAACGCTCATGGCGTCAACGGCCGCACGTTCCTTCTACCGGCAATGTGGGATCCCACCTCACGATCCTGCAAGACCTTGGTCTGA